In one window of Streptobacillus felis DNA:
- a CDS encoding ShlB/FhaC/HecB family hemolysin secretion/activation protein, which translates to MKKLLIILIPFIVYSTEIDKIIYNGIEDSLAISLNSDLKSGEELDVSKIDTLVSNFKYAKSNNIDVSIEPSIEEDKSNIVITNKKTNPFKLSLGFDNYGENNEVGKYRYNISAGVEGLILNEKLDISYTFVRPILPNRKVMKNVDELLPGEELEEVSDKRRSRRNENLDINLSFPIKNNKIYLKYSNTRYLRSIITDNENIYDISGLSNGFEIKFDRKINK; encoded by the coding sequence ATGAAAAAATTACTAATAATACTAATACCATTTATTGTTTATTCTACAGAAATAGATAAGATAATATATAATGGAATTGAAGATAGTTTGGCTATTAGTTTAAATAGTGATTTAAAAAGTGGAGAAGAACTAGATGTATCAAAAATAGATACACTAGTATCTAACTTCAAATATGCTAAAAGTAATAATATAGATGTTAGTATAGAACCATCTATAGAAGAAGATAAGTCAAATATAGTAATAACTAATAAGAAAACTAATCCATTTAAACTATCACTAGGTTTTGATAATTATGGAGAAAATAATGAAGTTGGTAAATATAGATACAATATAAGTGCAGGAGTTGAAGGATTAATATTAAATGAAAAACTAGATATATCATATACTTTTGTAAGACCTATACTACCAAATAGAAAAGTAATGAAGAATGTAGATGAATTACTTCCTGGAGAAGAATTAGAAGAAGTATCTGATAAAAGAAGGTCTAGAAGAAATGAGAATTTAGATATTAATTTATCATTTCCAATAAAGAATAATAAGATCTATCTAAAATATAGTAATACAAGATATTTAAGAAGTATAATTACAGATAATGAAAATATATATGATATATCAGGATTAAGTAATGGATTTGAAATAAAGTTTGATAGAAAGATAAATAAA
- a CDS encoding Mbeg1-like protein: MVKNRNRAGKPGIFFNLDEYTTLLSKENISNIKEEHRRYMYDNVDKTEDYTRSGETKLTLKGIIENTNSDTSFSVLSGNNINITTKEELNNKDGHIIANKENKISSNIFNNSSSISDEKIIVKDGYEKMIYEGDRTCFGVVACYIYHKATYIRDLGNEREVSLKGLPSHIKGEEINIISNIVNLKDEDKKTLREEDERYVNNKENIDIDGKNVEYTVEEDPRYTKLSNFLNNPYFLNNIKYNNKNKYLINEFKLEDKKLEKETPKKSNITINAKNLNIRDQKLLFDNINLSSNNILIEGARLKALDNLNIKSDNIFVKSIVDERINEIKYLEDTLFWKSLVEERQKTEKNISSEIFGKNIKIDSRSTNILGSNLIAEENIELNSEKIKILSNKTKNTRHEINENIFIKNRTKIEQIEEIEEINSSNILGKNVKINTGDLLVRGSNIHTNEKLEIKASSVNILEDKSKILREDYLNDSRVNFDLKVSLRGVSAKLGYTLNQDENTEESLLSHKSNISSKEIRIETTGDVVSSADILGERLEINANNILLKDVKNDVKGNLKSNNFNIGIRVNAGSSLLDIAADTKEMIESGRVDNVLNIASNIHKVNKVISGAINPNKLVDVSVGLSVGGSNRRANIESSESLSSRIDVNNILLNAKEKVALLNQEINGESLEINSKETHLLQGESSKRVSDKTDGGNVDLSFNPLTMSGTVGVGYSNKRYSLDEKIYSKNKLNLEDIKINSEKVLEEDKRDEKKEDKSSLDLGFSVSAGMSGVTGVDANVKVNDTGIGLGLDLSGSSVLGGRGSLSHKGNGFGIGLSREGKITSSEIEVDGKKYNAHLELLHKENRDKVIDDFKNVLGTPSAYVRAIDTTVNIDGANLLTEINKEVTKLNVDTETLLRRYKGILENSKSDEERISIIKSYYRDIGKVGGKEFKDVVFLDNITNDKGVITKAGTTKDNTLYININNVDVLDLESMKKLVTYETNRWKYENEEIDDNTLHYKQEEINESRTSIEVETKTLTMEEMSELRNYTYVPRFSEKEIQKQILEIEKSLDEKNKKKFNKLNDLEKRNVANNILLKEKIEGTIDKKVDTIFYVDNPNNIYTGIDTKGFTVDELNKIAQNAYKDYSVEKTFYKDLVVKKVIKDEKNGLDGYILENKNTGEIIISFRGTEKTKINDIKNDIQLSERNNDQYLEAYKQVKEYLESSKNKGKVALLVGHSLGGGIANYISRRLINTQAVTFDPAPVVYDSVIKNEIKGRERVGYDTSGDRDSLAVIPLSALLNGTTISKGKLTTNNKTANFASDLMHYDLMINILLKSIRKFYPENSKYMIETAYQNSKNANLINRKIRKELLEKHPDINHYLELLQRRNWFLSSKTTEYKAIGLEKQIKEYEKKDYIKKYNEAIVGITQNHQVGKVDKNANKLVKRKQKVGK, from the coding sequence TTGGTAAAGAATAGAAATAGGGCAGGGAAACCAGGTATATTCTTTAATCTAGATGAATACACTACATTACTAAGTAAAGAAAATATATCAAATATTAAAGAAGAACATAGAAGATATATGTATGATAATGTAGATAAGACAGAAGATTATACAAGAAGTGGAGAAACCAAATTAACTCTAAAAGGTATAATTGAAAATACTAATTCTGATACAAGCTTTTCAGTACTTAGTGGAAATAATATTAATATTACTACAAAAGAAGAATTAAATAATAAAGATGGACATATAATAGCAAATAAAGAAAATAAGATAAGTTCAAATATCTTTAATAATTCATCGAGTATAAGTGATGAAAAGATAATAGTTAAAGATGGATATGAGAAGATGATATATGAAGGAGATAGAACTTGTTTTGGAGTAGTTGCTTGTTACATATATCATAAAGCTACATATATTAGAGACTTAGGTAATGAAAGAGAAGTAAGTCTTAAAGGACTTCCCTCACATATTAAGGGAGAAGAAATAAATATAATATCAAATATTGTAAATCTTAAAGATGAAGATAAGAAGACTTTAAGAGAAGAAGATGAAAGATATGTAAATAATAAAGAGAATATAGATATAGATGGAAAGAATGTAGAGTATACAGTAGAAGAAGACCCAAGATATACAAAACTATCAAATTTCTTAAATAATCCGTATTTTCTAAATAATATTAAATACAATAATAAAAACAAGTATTTAATAAATGAATTCAAATTAGAGGATAAAAAACTTGAAAAAGAAACTCCTAAGAAGAGTAATATTACAATAAATGCAAAGAATTTAAATATTAGAGATCAAAAGTTACTATTTGATAATATTAATTTATCAAGTAATAACATATTAATAGAGGGAGCAAGATTAAAAGCCTTAGATAATTTAAATATTAAATCAGATAATATATTTGTAAAATCTATAGTAGATGAAAGAATAAATGAAATAAAATATTTAGAAGACACTCTATTTTGGAAGTCTTTAGTAGAAGAAAGACAAAAGACAGAGAAAAATATATCAAGTGAAATATTTGGTAAAAACATTAAAATAGATTCAAGAAGTACTAATATATTAGGCAGTAATTTAATAGCAGAAGAAAATATAGAGTTAAATAGTGAAAAGATAAAAATATTATCAAATAAGACGAAGAATACAAGACATGAGATAAATGAAAATATATTTATCAAAAATAGAACTAAGATAGAACAAATTGAAGAAATAGAAGAAATAAATTCTAGTAATATATTAGGGAAAAATGTTAAAATAAATACAGGGGACTTACTTGTAAGAGGTTCTAATATACATACAAATGAAAAGTTAGAAATAAAGGCAAGTAGCGTAAATATATTAGAAGATAAAAGTAAGATTTTAAGAGAAGACTATTTAAATGATAGTAGAGTAAATTTTGATTTAAAGGTAAGTTTAAGAGGAGTAAGTGCAAAACTAGGTTATACATTAAATCAAGATGAAAATACTGAAGAAAGTCTACTTTCACATAAATCAAATATATCATCAAAAGAAATAAGGATAGAAACAACAGGAGATGTAGTAAGTAGTGCAGATATATTAGGAGAAAGACTTGAAATTAATGCAAATAATATACTATTAAAAGATGTAAAAAATGATGTAAAAGGTAATTTAAAGTCTAATAATTTTAATATAGGTATTAGAGTAAATGCAGGGTCAAGTTTACTTGATATAGCAGCAGATACAAAAGAAATGATTGAAAGTGGAAGAGTAGATAATGTATTAAATATAGCTTCTAATATACATAAGGTAAATAAGGTTATTAGTGGAGCAATAAATCCTAATAAATTAGTTGATGTATCTGTAGGTTTAAGTGTTGGAGGAAGTAATAGACGGGCAAACATTGAAAGTAGTGAGAGCTTATCATCAAGAATAGATGTAAATAATATATTACTTAATGCAAAAGAAAAAGTAGCTTTATTAAATCAAGAAATAAATGGAGAGAGTTTAGAGATAAATTCAAAAGAGACACATTTATTACAAGGAGAAAGCAGTAAAAGAGTAAGTGATAAAACAGATGGGGGAAATGTAGATTTATCATTTAACCCATTAACAATGAGTGGAACAGTTGGGGTAGGGTATAGTAATAAGAGGTATTCATTAGATGAGAAGATATATAGTAAGAATAAATTAAATTTAGAAGATATAAAAATAAATAGTGAAAAAGTATTAGAAGAAGATAAAAGAGATGAGAAAAAAGAAGATAAATCAAGTTTAGATTTAGGATTTTCAGTGTCAGCAGGCATGAGTGGAGTTACTGGAGTAGATGCAAATGTAAAGGTAAATGATACTGGTATAGGCTTAGGATTAGATTTATCAGGTAGTAGTGTATTAGGTGGAAGAGGTTCACTATCACATAAAGGAAATGGATTTGGTATAGGTTTAAGTAGAGAAGGTAAGATAACAAGTTCAGAAATAGAAGTAGATGGAAAGAAATACAATGCTCATTTAGAACTATTACATAAAGAAAATAGAGATAAGGTCATAGATGATTTTAAGAATGTATTAGGGACACCTAGTGCCTATGTTAGGGCTATAGATACAACAGTTAATATAGATGGAGCTAATTTACTTACTGAAATAAATAAAGAAGTTACAAAATTAAATGTTGACACAGAGACTTTATTAAGGAGATATAAAGGTATTTTAGAAAATTCAAAAAGTGATGAAGAAAGAATTTCAATAATAAAATCATATTATAGAGATATAGGAAAAGTTGGTGGGAAAGAATTTAAGGATGTAGTCTTTCTAGATAATATTACAAATGATAAAGGAGTAATAACAAAGGCAGGGACTACAAAAGATAACACACTTTATATTAATATAAATAATGTGGATGTATTAGATTTAGAAAGTATGAAAAAGTTAGTAACATATGAAACAAATAGATGGAAATATGAAAACGAAGAAATAGATGATAATACTTTACATTATAAACAAGAAGAAATAAATGAAAGTAGAACATCTATAGAAGTAGAAACCAAAACACTTACTATGGAAGAAATGAGTGAACTTAGAAATTATACATATGTACCTAGATTTTCAGAAAAAGAGATACAAAAACAAATATTAGAAATAGAAAAAAGTTTAGATGAAAAAAACAAGAAAAAGTTTAATAAATTAAACGATTTAGAAAAGAGAAATGTAGCTAACAATATACTATTAAAAGAAAAAATAGAAGGAACAATTGATAAGAAAGTTGACACTATTTTTTATGTAGATAATCCAAATAACATCTATACAGGGATTGATACAAAAGGATTTACAGTTGATGAATTGAATAAGATAGCACAAAATGCATATAAGGATTATAGTGTTGAAAAAACTTTTTATAAAGATTTAGTTGTAAAAAAAGTAATCAAAGATGAAAAAAATGGATTAGATGGATATATATTAGAGAATAAAAATACGGGAGAAATAATAATATCGTTTAGGGGTACAGAAAAAACAAAAATAAATGATATAAAAAATGATATTCAGTTATCAGAAAGGAACAATGATCAATATTTGGAGGCTTATAAACAAGTAAAAGAATATTTAGAAAGTTCCAAAAATAAAGGGAAAGTAGCCCTTTTAGTAGGACATTCATTAGGCGGAGGAATAGCAAATTATATCTCAAGAAGATTAATAAATACACAAGCTGTAACATTTGATCCAGCTCCTGTTGTTTATGATAGTGTGATAAAAAATGAAATTAAAGGAAGAGAAAGAGTTGGATATGATACTAGTGGAGATAGGGATTCTTTAGCTGTTATTCCATTATCAGCTCTTTTAAATGGAACTACTATTTCTAAAGGGAAATTAACAACTAATAATAAAACTGCAAATTTTGCTAGTGATTTAATGCATTATGATTTAATGATTAATATATTATTAAAAAGTATAAGAAAGTTTTATCCGGAAAATTCTAAATATATGATAGAAACGGCATATCAAAATAGTAAGAACGCAAATCTTATAAATAGAAAAATTAGAAAAGAATTGTTAGAAAAACATCCTGATATTAATCATTATTTAGAATTGTTACAAAGAAGAAACTGGTTTTTATCTAGTAAAACTACAGAATATAAGGCTATTGGCTTGGAAAAACAAATAAAGGAATATGAAAAAAAAGATTATATAAAGAAGTATAATGAAGCAATAGTTGGAATAACTCAAAATCATCAAGTAGGAAAAGTTGATAAAAATGCAAATAAACTTGTAAAAAGGAAGCAGAAAGTAGGTAAATAG